A single window of Balaenoptera acutorostrata chromosome X, mBalAcu1.1, whole genome shotgun sequence DNA harbors:
- the LOC130706365 gene encoding olfactory receptor 1052-like, whose protein sequence is MENSSTLIDLILLGVTDNPQLGVLLFGVFLIVYIVTVLGNLGLVVLIGVSPCLHTPMYFFLSNLSFLDVCFSSVMIPETLANLFSKLQAVSFLGCVTQMGLFIIFASAECNILASMAYDRYTAICHPLLYHITMSRVRRLKLVAGCYLGGLDNMVSVTTSITQLSFCQPHVLPHFCDIPLLSALACSDPWVTQILIVGCGGFTLITSIMVILVSYLSVLMTILRIPSASGRQKAFSTCASHLTAVGLYYGTTMYTYLQPSQRGSQAGNQMVSVFYAMVIPVLNPLIYSLRN, encoded by the coding sequence ATGGAGAATTCATCTACATTGATTGACCTCATCCTTCTGGGCGTGACAGATAACCCTCAGCTTGGGGTCCTGCTATTTGGAGTCTTCCTTATTGTTTATATTGTCACTGTGTTGGGGAATCTAGGCCTGGTAGTCCTGATCGGAGTCAGTCCCTGCCTCCACACCCCcatgtattttttcctctctaaTCTGTCCTTTCTTGATGTCTGTTTCTCTTCTGTCATGATCCCAGAGACTTTagcaaatttgttttctaagttgcAGGCTGTTTCTTTCCTTGGATGTGTGACTCAAATGGGCTTGTTCATAATCTTTGCCTCCGCTGAATGCAACATTTTGGCTTCCATGGCCTATGACCGCTATACTGCCATTTGTCACCCACTGCTCTACCACATCACCATGTCTAGAGTCCGTCGTCTCAAATTGGTAGCAGGATGCTACCTTGGTGGATTAGATAACATGGTTTCTGTGACAACTTCCATCACACAACTATCGTTCTGTCAACCACATGTCCTTCCTCACTTCTGTGACATCCCTCTACTGTCGGCACTGGCTTGCTCAGACCCCTGGGTCACCCAGATCTTGATTGTTGGCTGCGGAGGATTCACCCTGATCACCTCCATTATGGTAATCCTTGTCTCCTACCTGTCTGTCCTCATGACTATCCTGAGAATTCCCTCAGCTTCTGGCAGGCAAAAAGCTTTCTCTACCTGTGCTTCGCACTTGACTGCTGTTGGCCTATACTATGGAACAACTATGTACACCTACTTGCAGCCCTCTCAACGTGGATCCCAGGCAGGAAATCAGATGGTCTCAGTGTTTTATGCAATGGTGATCCCAGTGTTAAATCCTCTCATCTACAGTTTGAGAAACTAG